In Pochonia chlamydosporia 170 chromosome Unknown PCv3seq00008, whole genome shotgun sequence, the following proteins share a genomic window:
- a CDS encoding tetratricopeptide repeat domain-containing protein (similar to Metarhizium robertsii ARSEF 23 XP_007824795.2), which translates to MDASEFDTSRIHKERSLDLVSKICRELGVADERLYLAYAERGISRIQDRRYKEGEADLKEALQMRKALGNYIPRSGEVNLSWALLAQGKFEECSTLLLDSLAGRERALGKDDRESVRTGLIFYALGNLRAAQNEWDESFDYHQRAWRHMCATVGRSEEAIAMINRALDIWSVDPSADKNEIARTTFLKGKLFEAAGKTQKASIALRVACRLRKEITKDDRDVTSLTTEDFDQLVAFGLVNEPSLAVL; encoded by the exons ATGGATGCGAGCGAGTTCGATACAAGCCGCATTCACAAGGAACGTTCTCTCGATCTAGTTTCCAAAATCTGCAGAGAGCTGGGCGTTGCAGACGAGAGATTATACCTCGCCTACGCAGAGCGAGGCATCTCACGCATTCAGGATAGACGGTACAAAGAAGGTGAAGCCGATCTCAAGGAGGCGCTGCAGATGCGCAAAGCTCTCGGCAACTACATTCCGCGCTCAGGCGAGGTCAACCTGAGCTGGGCCTTGCTTGCACAAGGCAAGTTTGAAGAGTGCAGCACGCTTCTCCTGGACAGCTTGGCGGGGAGAGAAAGGGCCTTGGGCAAAGACGATAGGGAATCTGTCCGGACTGGTCTGATTTTTTATGCACTCGGCAACCTCCGCGCTGCGCAAAATGAATGGGACGAGAGTTTTGATTATCATCAGAGAGCGTGGCGCCATATGTGCGCGACGGTGG GTCGGAGCGAAGAGGCGAT TGCCATGATCAATAGGGCACTAGACATTTGGTCCGTTGATCCGAGTGCAGACAAGAACGAGATTGCTCGCACTACTTTCCTCAAAGGCAAATTGTTCGAGGCAGCAGGAAAGACGCAAAAGGCTTCTATTGCTCTTAGAGTTGCCTGTCGCTTGAGGAAGGAGATTACCAAGGATGATCGTGATGTGACGAGCTTGACGACGGAAGACTTTGACCAACTTGTTGCCTTTGGGCTCGTTAATGAACCCTCGCTCGCAGTCTTGTGA